One window of the Syngnathoides biaculeatus isolate LvHL_M chromosome 11, ASM1980259v1, whole genome shotgun sequence genome contains the following:
- the tbc1d2 gene encoding TBC1 domain family member 2A isoform X6, whose amino-acid sequence MAPCVDAIILILHSGSCEFRNVGGAEEEEEEEEEKRSARRTSEQASLRRGCQSKRILHPGVLRPRPPASVTAPPTVPVGRALVRAASCALPNTRRRKKDFSSSESVSRLQRDKEMLMEEVKAQKELVWLLHKTLEATQLERPAGVDFVAAEGERERPELLRHPLGRSEQVAGNHLDRKDPRVAQLRERVRELTEKNHAKQEVILKLSDHVAAFPPTSASSVPDTIRQLQQRVEDLKDDIEAYKTQNKFLNSEILQLTKLWRKSSEQERSLMVKCAYLEAWCCQAESRYLGVLRKLQENRSLAPDQQRTIQKIVEDALEGQTKNVNATTRILHDEYGFKFFPDYEVEDVKLLAKIQALEIRSHNLLQQEDRERPLLSRWAQYLAGRSDEDFCHSPELKGLLRAGVPQEYRQSVWRSLVRSRTRTVRERHPQRYQQLCDKSRTCPHPASRQIQLDLHRTLTSNLHFSSPSSPAHQQLQRILLAFSWQNPSVGYCQGLNRLAAIALLVLQSEEEAFWCVVAVVDAIMPQDYYSKNLLAAQADQYVLKDFLVEKVPRLAAHFDLYGVDVSLVTLNWFLVVFVESLPSDILLPVWDAFLHEGTKVMFRYALALFKYKEDDILKIRDGADIHQYLRFFTKTITDTRKLMRMAFVDVNPFPGRLLRNRRALHLERLLGELRELEEQQKAFAALDDDPSQRRAGDPVTDDEEMS is encoded by the exons ATGGCTCCATGTGTGGATGCTATTATTTTGATACTCCACAGCGGAAGTTGCGAGTTTAGGAATGTGGGTggggcagaagaagaagaagaagaagaagaagaaaaaaggtcgGCAAGGCGAACAAGTGAGCAAGCAAGTCTGAGACGCGG CTGCCAATCAAAGAGGATCCTTCACCCAGGTGTGCTCAGGCCACGCCCCCCCG cCTCCGTGACGGCGCCTCCCACTGTTCCGGTCGGACGGGCGCTGGTGCGCGCCGCCAGCTGCGCTCTGCCGAACACTCGGCGGAGAAAGAAGGATTTCAGCTCCTCGGAGTCTGTGTCCCGCCTCCAGCGTGACAAGGAGATGCTAATGGAGGAAGTTAAAGCTCAGAAG GAGCTCGTGTGGTTGCTCCACAAAACCTTGGAGGCCACCCAGCTGGAAAGGCCGGCAGGCGTCGACTTCGTGGCGGCCGAAGGAGAGCGGGAGCGACCGGAACTGCTGCGACACCCGCTCGGCCGGTCAGAACAAGTGGCCGGGAACCATCTGGACCGGAAGGACCCGCGGGTGGCGCAACTTCGTGAGCGGGTCAGGGAGCTGACGGAAAAGAACCATGCCAAGCAGGAG GTGATCCTCAAGCTGTCCGACCACGTGGCCGCATTCCCGCCAACTTCCGCCTCGTCCGTCCCAGACACAATCAGACAACTGCAGCAGCGTGTCGAGGACCTGAAG GACGACATTGAGGCTTACAAGACACAGAACAAGTTTCTGAACTCTGAGATCCTCCAGCTGACCAAACTGTGGAGGAAGAGCTCGGAGCAGGAGCGCAGTCTGATGGTCAAG TGTGCTTACCTGGAGGCTTGGTGCTGCCAGGCCGAGAGTCGCTACCTTGGAGTCCTGCGGAAGCTGCAGGAGAACAGAAGTCTGGCTCCGGACCAGCAGCGGACTATACAAAAGATAGTTGAGGATGCTCTGGAAGGGCAGACAAAGAACGTCAATGCCACCACAAGGATCCTTCACGATGAGTATGGCTTCAAGTTCTTTCCCGACTATGAGGTGGAAGACGTGAAGCTTCTGGCTAAAATCCAAGCGCTGGAGATTCGCTCGCACAACCTGCTCCAACAG GAGGATCGAGAGCGCCCGCTGTTGAGTCGCTGGGCTCAGTACCTGGCCGGCAGGTCGGATGAGGACTTTTGCCATTCGCCAGAACTCAAAGGTCTGCTGCGGGCCGGGGTACCGCAAGAGTACCGGCAGAGCGTTTGGCGCTCCCTCGTCCGATCCAGGACCAGGACCGTCAGAGAGCGCCACCCGCAGCGATACCAGCAG TTGTGTGACAAGAGCCGCACGTGTCCTCATCCCGCCTCCAGACAGATCCAGTTGGACCTTCACCGAACTCTAACCAGCAACCTCCATTTCTCCTCGCCGTCCAGTCCCGCCCACCAGCAGCTGCAGCGCATCCTATTGGCCTTCTCCTGGCAGAACCCCTCCGTTGGCTACTGCCAGGGACTGAACAG GTTGGCCGCCATTGCTCTTTTAGTTCTCCAAAGTGAAGAGGAAGCGTTTTGGTGCGTGGTGGCCGTGGTTGATGCCATCATGCCTCAGGACTACTACAGCAAGAACCTGCTGGCCGCACAG GCGGACCAGTACGTTCTGAAGGACTTTCTCGTGGAGAAGGTTCCTCGCCTGGCGGCGCACTTTGACCTTTATGGAGTCGACGTGTCTCTCGTTACCTTAAACTGGTTCCTGGTGGTTTTTGTTGAGAGTCTGCCCAGCGACATCCTGCTGCCTGTGTGGGACGCCTTTTTGCACGAGGGCACCAAG GTGATGTTCAGGTATGCTTTGGCGTTGTTCAAATACAAAGAAGACGACATCCTGAAGATCCGTGACGGCGCCGACATCCACCAATACCTCCGTTTCTTCACCAAGACCATCACCGACACCAG GAAGTTGATGAGAATGGCCTTCGTCGACGTGAACCCGTTCCCCGGCCGGCTGCTGAGGAACCGGCGAGCTCTTCATCTGGAGCGCCTGCTGGGGGAGCTGCGAGAACTGGAGGAACAGCAGAAGGCGTTTGCGGCGCTCGACGACGACCCCTCGCAACGGCGCGCCGGCGACCCCGTCACTGACGATGAGGAGATGAGCTGA
- the tbc1d2 gene encoding TBC1 domain family member 2A isoform X1, with product MNQDKDHQSHQKATTRLTSITPLAPLPAHLDLHQTVNSADLDPHQAQSPTPTALHPQLPAHLDSYQDTLHADLERHQTASSAHLDSHHSPLHGHLDLQQTPNPPHPDPQLPADRDSHQSPFPAERELHQTTTSVPLDPHQAPDSAHLNPQFPAHLNSDQPHLPAHLEPPPTSTPAIETHQAPPAHPDRPQAASVHMDPQLHVSLKSHRVPRPAHLDIHQAPPRAPPDPYKPLPSVHMDPQVPAHPDPDQNSHQMCVSAQLERHRSPSAARQAPSVALPDSPRTRSSVHSDTNQTPPSPYTDPRQTCTSAHLVPQHPAQLLSHRTSLPAHPDPHQTSLPVHLDHCEAPSLAGLDSHDTPLSVQFEGQDAGNFSGSSGEAKLCGFLQKQGGPLRAWKRRWFTYEEKQNQMYYYRTPQDVTPLGRVDLTSATFSYPLKAEMGTFHIETPERIYTLKAVTQDLMLYWLHQLQLKRWHHRQNQKTSSCPEAADIGDDFLPLLKSPAGLVGEEAADESPHGTALGDVSIKHPFIQIQNTVHSLRKRSSQDWAQSVFYVRAPAGVGVDADADDPASVTAPPTVPVGRALVRAASCALPNTRRRKKDFSSSESVSRLQRDKEMLMEEVKAQKELVWLLHKTLEATQLERPAGVDFVAAEGERERPELLRHPLGRSEQVAGNHLDRKDPRVAQLRERVRELTEKNHAKQEVILKLSDHVAAFPPTSASSVPDTIRQLQQRVEDLKDDIEAYKTQNKFLNSEILQLTKLWRKSSEQERSLMVKCAYLEAWCCQAESRYLGVLRKLQENRSLAPDQQRTIQKIVEDALEGQTKNVNATTRILHDEYGFKFFPDYEVEDVKLLAKIQALEIRSHNLLQQEDRERPLLSRWAQYLAGRSDEDFCHSPELKGLLRAGVPQEYRQSVWRSLVRSRTRTVRERHPQRYQQLCDKSRTCPHPASRQIQLDLHRTLTSNLHFSSPSSPAHQQLQRILLAFSWQNPSVGYCQGLNRLAAIALLVLQSEEEAFWCVVAVVDAIMPQDYYSKNLLAAQADQYVLKDFLVEKVPRLAAHFDLYGVDVSLVTLNWFLVVFVESLPSDILLPVWDAFLHEGTKVMFRYALALFKYKEDDILKIRDGADIHQYLRFFTKTITDTRKLMRMAFVDVNPFPGRLLRNRRALHLERLLGELRELEEQQKAFAALDDDPSQRRAGDPVTDDEEMS from the exons ATGAACCAGGACAAAGACCACCAGAGTCACCAGAAGGCTACAACGAGGCTAACTTCAATCACACCTCTGGCTCCTCTCCCTGCTCACCTCGACCTTCATCAGACTGTTAATTCTGCTGACCTGGACCCCCACCAGGCTCAGAGTCCTACCCCTACTGCCCTGCATCCCCAGCTTCCTGCTCACCTGGACTCCTATCAGGATACACTCCATGCTGACCTAGAACGCCATCAGACTGCTAGCTCTGCGCACTTGGATTCCCATCATTCACCACTTCATGGTCACCTAGACCTCCAACAGACTCCTAACCCTCCTCACCCGGACCCTCAGCTTCCTGCCGACCGGGACTCCCATCAGTCTCCATTCCCTGCTGAGCGAGAGCTCCATCAGACTACTACCTCTGTTCCGCTAGACCCCCATCAAGCCCCTGACTCTGCCCACCTAAACCCCCAGTTTCCTGCTCACCTGAATTCTGATCAGCCACATCTTCCTGCTCACCTGGAACCCCCACCAACATCTACCCCTGCTATAGAAACCCATCAGGCTCCACCTGCTCATCCGGATCGCCCTCAGGCTGCTTCTGTTCACATGGACCCACAGCTTCATGTTTCTCTGAAGTCCCACCGGGTTCCTCGTCCTGCTCACCTAGACATCCATCAAGCTCCTCCCCGTGCTCCCCCGGACCCTTACAAGCCTCTTCCCTCCGTTCATATGGATCCGCAGGTTCCTGCTCACCCGGACCCAGACCAGAACTCCCATCAGATGTGTGTTTCTGCTCAGCTGGAGCGCCATCGATCTCCCTCAGCTGCCCGGCAAGCCCCTTCCGTTGCTCTCCCGGACTCGCCCCGGACTCGTTCATCCGTCCACTCGGACACGAATCAGACTCCTCCGTCTCCTTACACGGACCCCCGTCAGACGTGTACCTCTGCTCACCTGGTTCCTCAGCATCCTGCTCAGCTACTATCCCATCGGACCTCTCTCCCGGCTCACCCGGACCCCCATCAGACGAGTCTACCTGTTCACCTTGACCATTGTGAGGCACCCTCACTTGCTGGACTGGACTCGCATGACACTCCACTCTCTGTTCAGTTTGAGGGCCAAGACGCCGGCAACTTTTCGGGTAGTTCAGGTGAGGCCAAACTTTGCGGCTTTCTGCAGAAGCAGGGTGGTCCTCTGCGGGCCTGGAAGCGGCGCTGGTTCACCTACGAGGAGAAGCAGAACCAGATGTACTACTACCGCACCCCGCAGGATGTGACTCCTCTGGGCCGGGTGGACCTCACCTCCGCCACCTTCTCCTACCCGCTCAAGGCGGAGATGGGCACCTTCCACATTGAGACGCCCGAGCGCATTTACACCCTCAAA GCTGTGACTCAAGACCTGATGCTTTATTGGTTGCACCAGCTGCAGCTCAAACGCTGGCATCACCGACAGAACCAAAAGACGAGTTCTTGCCCCGAGGCCGCTGACATTGGAG ACGACTTCCTGCCGCTGTTGAAAAGTCCCGCGGGGCTAGTCGGGGAGGAGGCCGCCGACGAGTCGCCTCACGGGACGGCGCTCGGCGACGTGTCCATCAAACATCCCTTCATCCAGATCCA GAACACAGTCCACAGTCTTCGGAAGAGGTCTTCCCAGGACTGGGCGCAAAGTGTCTTCTACGTGCGGGCTCCAGCCGGCGTCGGAGTGGACGCCGACGCCGACGACCCCG cCTCCGTGACGGCGCCTCCCACTGTTCCGGTCGGACGGGCGCTGGTGCGCGCCGCCAGCTGCGCTCTGCCGAACACTCGGCGGAGAAAGAAGGATTTCAGCTCCTCGGAGTCTGTGTCCCGCCTCCAGCGTGACAAGGAGATGCTAATGGAGGAAGTTAAAGCTCAGAAG GAGCTCGTGTGGTTGCTCCACAAAACCTTGGAGGCCACCCAGCTGGAAAGGCCGGCAGGCGTCGACTTCGTGGCGGCCGAAGGAGAGCGGGAGCGACCGGAACTGCTGCGACACCCGCTCGGCCGGTCAGAACAAGTGGCCGGGAACCATCTGGACCGGAAGGACCCGCGGGTGGCGCAACTTCGTGAGCGGGTCAGGGAGCTGACGGAAAAGAACCATGCCAAGCAGGAG GTGATCCTCAAGCTGTCCGACCACGTGGCCGCATTCCCGCCAACTTCCGCCTCGTCCGTCCCAGACACAATCAGACAACTGCAGCAGCGTGTCGAGGACCTGAAG GACGACATTGAGGCTTACAAGACACAGAACAAGTTTCTGAACTCTGAGATCCTCCAGCTGACCAAACTGTGGAGGAAGAGCTCGGAGCAGGAGCGCAGTCTGATGGTCAAG TGTGCTTACCTGGAGGCTTGGTGCTGCCAGGCCGAGAGTCGCTACCTTGGAGTCCTGCGGAAGCTGCAGGAGAACAGAAGTCTGGCTCCGGACCAGCAGCGGACTATACAAAAGATAGTTGAGGATGCTCTGGAAGGGCAGACAAAGAACGTCAATGCCACCACAAGGATCCTTCACGATGAGTATGGCTTCAAGTTCTTTCCCGACTATGAGGTGGAAGACGTGAAGCTTCTGGCTAAAATCCAAGCGCTGGAGATTCGCTCGCACAACCTGCTCCAACAG GAGGATCGAGAGCGCCCGCTGTTGAGTCGCTGGGCTCAGTACCTGGCCGGCAGGTCGGATGAGGACTTTTGCCATTCGCCAGAACTCAAAGGTCTGCTGCGGGCCGGGGTACCGCAAGAGTACCGGCAGAGCGTTTGGCGCTCCCTCGTCCGATCCAGGACCAGGACCGTCAGAGAGCGCCACCCGCAGCGATACCAGCAG TTGTGTGACAAGAGCCGCACGTGTCCTCATCCCGCCTCCAGACAGATCCAGTTGGACCTTCACCGAACTCTAACCAGCAACCTCCATTTCTCCTCGCCGTCCAGTCCCGCCCACCAGCAGCTGCAGCGCATCCTATTGGCCTTCTCCTGGCAGAACCCCTCCGTTGGCTACTGCCAGGGACTGAACAG GTTGGCCGCCATTGCTCTTTTAGTTCTCCAAAGTGAAGAGGAAGCGTTTTGGTGCGTGGTGGCCGTGGTTGATGCCATCATGCCTCAGGACTACTACAGCAAGAACCTGCTGGCCGCACAG GCGGACCAGTACGTTCTGAAGGACTTTCTCGTGGAGAAGGTTCCTCGCCTGGCGGCGCACTTTGACCTTTATGGAGTCGACGTGTCTCTCGTTACCTTAAACTGGTTCCTGGTGGTTTTTGTTGAGAGTCTGCCCAGCGACATCCTGCTGCCTGTGTGGGACGCCTTTTTGCACGAGGGCACCAAG GTGATGTTCAGGTATGCTTTGGCGTTGTTCAAATACAAAGAAGACGACATCCTGAAGATCCGTGACGGCGCCGACATCCACCAATACCTCCGTTTCTTCACCAAGACCATCACCGACACCAG GAAGTTGATGAGAATGGCCTTCGTCGACGTGAACCCGTTCCCCGGCCGGCTGCTGAGGAACCGGCGAGCTCTTCATCTGGAGCGCCTGCTGGGGGAGCTGCGAGAACTGGAGGAACAGCAGAAGGCGTTTGCGGCGCTCGACGACGACCCCTCGCAACGGCGCGCCGGCGACCCCGTCACTGACGATGAGGAGATGAGCTGA
- the tbc1d2 gene encoding TBC1 domain family member 2A isoform X2 — MNQDKDHQSHQKATTRLTSITPLAPLPAHLDLHQTVNSADLDPHQAQSPTPTALHPQLPAHLDSYQDTLHADLERHQTASSAHLDSHHSPLHGHLDLQQTPNPPHPDPQLPADRDSHQSPFPAERELHQTTTSVPLDPHQAPDSAHLNPQFPAHLNSDQPHLPAHLEPPPTSTPAIETHQAPPAHPDRPQAASVHMDPQLHVSLKSHRVPRPAHLDIHQAPPRAPPDPYKPLPSVHMDPQVPAHPDPDQNSHQMCVSAQLERHRSPSAARQAPSVALPDSPRTRSSVHSDTNQTPPSPYTDPRQTCTSAHLVPQHPAQLLSHRTSLPAHPDPHQTSLPVHLDHCEAPSLAGLDSHDTPLSVQFEGQDAGNFSGSSGEAKLCGFLQKQGGPLRAWKRRWFTYEEKQNQMYYYRTPQDVTPLGRVDLTSATFSYPLKAEMGTFHIETPERIYTLKAVTQDLMLYWLHQLQLKRWHHRQNQKTSSCPEAADIGDDFLPLLKSPAGLVGEEAADESPHGTALGDVSIKHPFIQIQNTVHSLRKRSSQDWAQSVFYVRAPAGVGVDADADDPASVTAPPTVPVGRALVRAASCALPNTRRRKKDFSSSESVSRLQRDKEMLMEEVKAQKELVWLLHKTLEATQLERPAGVDFVAAEGERERPELLRHPLGRSEQVAGNHLDRKDPRVAQLRERVRELTEKNHAKQEVILKLSDHVAAFPPTSASSVPDTIRQLQQRVEDLKDDIEAYKTQNKFLNSEILQLTKLWRKSSEQERSLMVKCAYLEAWCCQAESRYLGVLRKLQENRSLAPDQQRTIQKIVEDALEGQTKNVNATTRILHDEYGFKFFPDYEVEDVKLLAKIQALEIRSHNLLQQEDRERPLLSRWAQYLAGRSDEDFCHSPELKGLLRAGVPQEYRQSVWRSLVRSRTRTVRERHPQRYQQLCDKSRTCPHPASRQIQLDLHRTLTSNLHFSSPSSPAHQQLQRILLAFSWQNPSVGYCQGLNRLAAIALLVLQSEEEAFWCVVAVVDAIMPQDYYSKNLLAAQADQYVLKDFLVEKVPRLAAHFDLYGVDVSLVTLNWFLVVFVESLPSDILLPVWDAFLHEGTKVMFRYALALFKYKEDDILKIRDGADIHQYLRFFTKTITDTRSCALWWPFSSAW; from the exons ATGAACCAGGACAAAGACCACCAGAGTCACCAGAAGGCTACAACGAGGCTAACTTCAATCACACCTCTGGCTCCTCTCCCTGCTCACCTCGACCTTCATCAGACTGTTAATTCTGCTGACCTGGACCCCCACCAGGCTCAGAGTCCTACCCCTACTGCCCTGCATCCCCAGCTTCCTGCTCACCTGGACTCCTATCAGGATACACTCCATGCTGACCTAGAACGCCATCAGACTGCTAGCTCTGCGCACTTGGATTCCCATCATTCACCACTTCATGGTCACCTAGACCTCCAACAGACTCCTAACCCTCCTCACCCGGACCCTCAGCTTCCTGCCGACCGGGACTCCCATCAGTCTCCATTCCCTGCTGAGCGAGAGCTCCATCAGACTACTACCTCTGTTCCGCTAGACCCCCATCAAGCCCCTGACTCTGCCCACCTAAACCCCCAGTTTCCTGCTCACCTGAATTCTGATCAGCCACATCTTCCTGCTCACCTGGAACCCCCACCAACATCTACCCCTGCTATAGAAACCCATCAGGCTCCACCTGCTCATCCGGATCGCCCTCAGGCTGCTTCTGTTCACATGGACCCACAGCTTCATGTTTCTCTGAAGTCCCACCGGGTTCCTCGTCCTGCTCACCTAGACATCCATCAAGCTCCTCCCCGTGCTCCCCCGGACCCTTACAAGCCTCTTCCCTCCGTTCATATGGATCCGCAGGTTCCTGCTCACCCGGACCCAGACCAGAACTCCCATCAGATGTGTGTTTCTGCTCAGCTGGAGCGCCATCGATCTCCCTCAGCTGCCCGGCAAGCCCCTTCCGTTGCTCTCCCGGACTCGCCCCGGACTCGTTCATCCGTCCACTCGGACACGAATCAGACTCCTCCGTCTCCTTACACGGACCCCCGTCAGACGTGTACCTCTGCTCACCTGGTTCCTCAGCATCCTGCTCAGCTACTATCCCATCGGACCTCTCTCCCGGCTCACCCGGACCCCCATCAGACGAGTCTACCTGTTCACCTTGACCATTGTGAGGCACCCTCACTTGCTGGACTGGACTCGCATGACACTCCACTCTCTGTTCAGTTTGAGGGCCAAGACGCCGGCAACTTTTCGGGTAGTTCAGGTGAGGCCAAACTTTGCGGCTTTCTGCAGAAGCAGGGTGGTCCTCTGCGGGCCTGGAAGCGGCGCTGGTTCACCTACGAGGAGAAGCAGAACCAGATGTACTACTACCGCACCCCGCAGGATGTGACTCCTCTGGGCCGGGTGGACCTCACCTCCGCCACCTTCTCCTACCCGCTCAAGGCGGAGATGGGCACCTTCCACATTGAGACGCCCGAGCGCATTTACACCCTCAAA GCTGTGACTCAAGACCTGATGCTTTATTGGTTGCACCAGCTGCAGCTCAAACGCTGGCATCACCGACAGAACCAAAAGACGAGTTCTTGCCCCGAGGCCGCTGACATTGGAG ACGACTTCCTGCCGCTGTTGAAAAGTCCCGCGGGGCTAGTCGGGGAGGAGGCCGCCGACGAGTCGCCTCACGGGACGGCGCTCGGCGACGTGTCCATCAAACATCCCTTCATCCAGATCCA GAACACAGTCCACAGTCTTCGGAAGAGGTCTTCCCAGGACTGGGCGCAAAGTGTCTTCTACGTGCGGGCTCCAGCCGGCGTCGGAGTGGACGCCGACGCCGACGACCCCG cCTCCGTGACGGCGCCTCCCACTGTTCCGGTCGGACGGGCGCTGGTGCGCGCCGCCAGCTGCGCTCTGCCGAACACTCGGCGGAGAAAGAAGGATTTCAGCTCCTCGGAGTCTGTGTCCCGCCTCCAGCGTGACAAGGAGATGCTAATGGAGGAAGTTAAAGCTCAGAAG GAGCTCGTGTGGTTGCTCCACAAAACCTTGGAGGCCACCCAGCTGGAAAGGCCGGCAGGCGTCGACTTCGTGGCGGCCGAAGGAGAGCGGGAGCGACCGGAACTGCTGCGACACCCGCTCGGCCGGTCAGAACAAGTGGCCGGGAACCATCTGGACCGGAAGGACCCGCGGGTGGCGCAACTTCGTGAGCGGGTCAGGGAGCTGACGGAAAAGAACCATGCCAAGCAGGAG GTGATCCTCAAGCTGTCCGACCACGTGGCCGCATTCCCGCCAACTTCCGCCTCGTCCGTCCCAGACACAATCAGACAACTGCAGCAGCGTGTCGAGGACCTGAAG GACGACATTGAGGCTTACAAGACACAGAACAAGTTTCTGAACTCTGAGATCCTCCAGCTGACCAAACTGTGGAGGAAGAGCTCGGAGCAGGAGCGCAGTCTGATGGTCAAG TGTGCTTACCTGGAGGCTTGGTGCTGCCAGGCCGAGAGTCGCTACCTTGGAGTCCTGCGGAAGCTGCAGGAGAACAGAAGTCTGGCTCCGGACCAGCAGCGGACTATACAAAAGATAGTTGAGGATGCTCTGGAAGGGCAGACAAAGAACGTCAATGCCACCACAAGGATCCTTCACGATGAGTATGGCTTCAAGTTCTTTCCCGACTATGAGGTGGAAGACGTGAAGCTTCTGGCTAAAATCCAAGCGCTGGAGATTCGCTCGCACAACCTGCTCCAACAG GAGGATCGAGAGCGCCCGCTGTTGAGTCGCTGGGCTCAGTACCTGGCCGGCAGGTCGGATGAGGACTTTTGCCATTCGCCAGAACTCAAAGGTCTGCTGCGGGCCGGGGTACCGCAAGAGTACCGGCAGAGCGTTTGGCGCTCCCTCGTCCGATCCAGGACCAGGACCGTCAGAGAGCGCCACCCGCAGCGATACCAGCAG TTGTGTGACAAGAGCCGCACGTGTCCTCATCCCGCCTCCAGACAGATCCAGTTGGACCTTCACCGAACTCTAACCAGCAACCTCCATTTCTCCTCGCCGTCCAGTCCCGCCCACCAGCAGCTGCAGCGCATCCTATTGGCCTTCTCCTGGCAGAACCCCTCCGTTGGCTACTGCCAGGGACTGAACAG GTTGGCCGCCATTGCTCTTTTAGTTCTCCAAAGTGAAGAGGAAGCGTTTTGGTGCGTGGTGGCCGTGGTTGATGCCATCATGCCTCAGGACTACTACAGCAAGAACCTGCTGGCCGCACAG GCGGACCAGTACGTTCTGAAGGACTTTCTCGTGGAGAAGGTTCCTCGCCTGGCGGCGCACTTTGACCTTTATGGAGTCGACGTGTCTCTCGTTACCTTAAACTGGTTCCTGGTGGTTTTTGTTGAGAGTCTGCCCAGCGACATCCTGCTGCCTGTGTGGGACGCCTTTTTGCACGAGGGCACCAAG GTGATGTTCAGGTATGCTTTGGCGTTGTTCAAATACAAAGAAGACGACATCCTGAAGATCCGTGACGGCGCCGACATCCACCAATACCTCCGTTTCTTCACCAAGACCATCACCGACACCAG ATCGTGTGCCCTTTGGTGGCCTTTCTCCTCTGCTTGGTGA